A section of the Clostridium omnivorum genome encodes:
- a CDS encoding MarR family winged helix-turn-helix transcriptional regulator — MFDIDSCIGFITNKASKKIAEVFNDRLMSYGITRVQWIALYYLLKDGKASQKELADKMNIKESTIVRLIDRLEKEKYVERVKEPENRRITYIILTDSGKNRITELIPEGEKMKDSISKGITDEEFETFNRVLQKMIDNIS; from the coding sequence ATGTTTGATATAGATTCCTGCATAGGATTTATAACTAATAAGGCATCAAAAAAGATAGCAGAAGTATTTAATGATAGATTAATGTCATATGGAATAACAAGAGTTCAATGGATTGCGTTATATTATCTTCTTAAGGATGGTAAGGCGTCTCAAAAAGAACTAGCTGATAAAATGAACATTAAGGAATCTACTATAGTAAGACTTATTGATAGACTGGAAAAGGAAAAGTATGTAGAAAGAGTAAAGGAGCCTGAGAATAGGCGAATAACTTATATTATACTTACGGATTCAGGAAAAAATAGAATTACAGAACTTATTCCTGAAGGAGAAAAAATGAAAGATTCTATTTCAAAAGGCATTACAGATGAAGAGTTTGAAACCTTTAATAGAGTTTTACAAAAAATGATTGACAATATAAGCTAA
- a CDS encoding carboxymuconolactone decarboxylase family protein, producing MGKNPREMLNDFMNGLQTVGATNEAQVNAFMGLLGAAYEPKALEVKTKELISVGIAAYNRCEYCIVFHVYKALEAGATREEIMEAAMVSVAFGGGPSMAYSVTLLKDSIEEFAPEFNK from the coding sequence ATGGGAAAAAATCCAAGAGAAATGTTAAATGATTTTATGAATGGTTTACAAACAGTAGGAGCGACTAATGAAGCACAAGTTAATGCTTTCATGGGATTATTAGGAGCTGCCTATGAACCAAAGGCATTAGAAGTAAAAACAAAAGAACTTATAAGTGTGGGAATAGCTGCTTATAACAGATGTGAGTATTGCATTGTATTCCATGTATACAAGGCATTGGAAGCTGGTGCTACAAGAGAAGAAATAATGGAAGCAGCGATGGTTTCAGTAGCCTTTGGCGGAGGTCCCTCTATGGCTTATTCTGTAACACTGTTAAAGGATTCTATTGAAGAGTTTGCTCCAGAATTTAATAAGTAG
- the lpdA gene encoding dihydrolipoyl dehydrogenase — MVELKIGSLLGHGKDAVVTNIHKKNGDKVAAGELVLEVEGSKGNMAVKSQVSGSIDEIKVAVGDKVDSQTLLAVINAEQFKGSTTTISKDNKPNSFNYFQNMIKPIKQKIETDILIIGGGPGGYVAAIKAAQMGAKVVLAEKEALGGTCLNLGCIPTKALVRSAEVYRELREAEKYGCYAENISYDLKKVMDRKDSVIKELVSGIQYLMDKNKITIVKGMAEFIDKESVLVKSSTSETTIMAKNIIVATGSKSVNPPIKGIELSEVINSSEALNLKELPKKLVIIGGGVIGMEFAFIFSSFGSQVTVIEYVDDCLMNCDSDICNELYRSAKDCGIKIYTKAKVEAIIRAEDGSSIVEFKTENETKYVTADKILSAAGRAPYYEGLNIENAGIELGEKRGIKVNSHMETNVEGIYAIGDVTNIVQLAHVASHQGIVAVESIMGTSVDMDYSTVPSVIFTYPEIAMVGITEKQAEIMGIDIKVGKFPIAANGKALTYGESQGFIKLIEDKSTGRLIGGAVVGLHASDLIGEITLAVKNNLTAKHIEETIHAHPTTTEIIHEAALELRGGSIHFVK; from the coding sequence ATGGTGGAATTAAAAATTGGTTCATTGCTTGGACATGGTAAAGATGCAGTGGTAACTAATATTCATAAAAAAAATGGCGATAAAGTAGCAGCTGGTGAATTAGTGCTTGAAGTTGAGGGAAGTAAGGGAAATATGGCTGTAAAGTCTCAGGTTTCAGGAAGTATTGATGAAATTAAGGTAGCTGTTGGTGATAAAGTAGATTCACAAACTTTGCTTGCGGTTATTAATGCTGAACAGTTTAAAGGGAGTACAACAACAATTTCAAAAGATAATAAGCCTAACAGCTTTAATTATTTTCAAAATATGATAAAACCAATTAAGCAAAAAATTGAAACAGATATTCTTATTATAGGTGGCGGGCCTGGGGGATATGTAGCAGCAATTAAGGCTGCTCAAATGGGTGCAAAAGTAGTTTTAGCTGAGAAGGAAGCGCTAGGGGGAACCTGCCTTAACTTAGGATGCATACCTACTAAAGCTCTAGTTAGATCTGCAGAAGTATATAGAGAATTAAGGGAAGCAGAAAAGTATGGATGTTACGCTGAAAATATATCCTATGATTTAAAAAAGGTTATGGATAGAAAGGACAGCGTTATTAAGGAATTAGTTTCAGGAATTCAATATCTCATGGACAAAAATAAAATAACTATTGTTAAAGGAATGGCAGAGTTTATTGATAAAGAATCTGTTTTGGTTAAATCTAGTACTAGTGAAACTACTATCATGGCTAAAAATATCATAGTTGCAACTGGTTCAAAATCAGTAAATCCACCTATAAAGGGCATAGAGCTTTCCGAAGTTATTAATAGTAGTGAAGCTTTGAACTTAAAAGAACTTCCTAAAAAGCTTGTGATAATTGGTGGCGGAGTCATAGGAATGGAATTTGCTTTTATATTCTCAAGCTTTGGGTCACAAGTTACAGTTATAGAATATGTTGATGATTGTTTGATGAATTGTGATAGTGATATATGTAATGAACTGTATAGAAGTGCAAAAGATTGTGGTATTAAAATTTATACTAAGGCAAAAGTAGAAGCTATCATAAGAGCTGAAGATGGAAGCAGTATTGTTGAATTTAAAACAGAAAACGAAACTAAATATGTAACAGCTGATAAAATACTTTCAGCAGCAGGAAGGGCTCCTTACTATGAGGGTTTAAACATAGAAAACGCAGGTATTGAACTTGGGGAGAAAAGAGGTATAAAAGTAAATTCTCACATGGAGACAAATGTAGAAGGTATATATGCTATAGGCGATGTAACTAATATAGTACAGCTTGCCCATGTAGCTTCTCATCAAGGAATTGTTGCTGTGGAAAGTATAATGGGTACAAGCGTGGATATGGATTATAGTACTGTACCTAGTGTTATATTTACCTATCCTGAAATTGCAATGGTAGGAATTACTGAAAAGCAGGCTGAAATTATGGGCATAGATATAAAAGTTGGAAAGTTTCCTATTGCTGCAAATGGTAAGGCACTTACCTATGGAGAAAGTCAAGGGTTTATTAAACTAATAGAAGATAAGTCGACAGGTAGACTCATAGGCGGAGCTGTAGTTGGACTTCATGCCTCTGACTTAATTGGTGAAATTACACTTGCTGTAAAGAACAACTTAACTGCAAAGCATATTGAAGAGACTATTCATGCACATCCAACTACAACAGAGATTATACATGAAGCTGCATTGGAGTTAAGAGGGGGTTCAATACACTTTGTCAAATGA
- a CDS encoding lipoate--protein ligase, with amino-acid sequence MSNDAFRLEIVHSKSNNPWFNLALEEFLFNNVKKDEVILYLWQNDNTIVIGKNQNPWKECRCKEFEVIGGRIARRLSGGGAVFHDMGNLNFTFIMHRNRFEIKKQLQVIIDAVKDFGIEAEFSGRNDITVQGKKFSGNAFYYDGEKAYHHGTLLVNSDINKMVKYLQVSKEKIISKGIDSVKSRVVNLNTFSNSINVDTLKKKLQASFLNTYDCSSVEEYIADERMIDIQQLYDKYSSWKWRYGETPEFNVSLENRFPFGNVDINFSLHDGKISMVKIYSDALDYSFIDILSKQLTNTEFKKEAIQKSLNEVRSKNSVIDEIASWLVNCNDLI; translated from the coding sequence TTGTCAAATGATGCCTTCAGGTTAGAAATTGTTCATTCAAAATCAAACAATCCATGGTTTAATTTAGCACTAGAAGAATTCCTGTTTAATAATGTTAAGAAAGATGAAGTGATTTTATATCTATGGCAAAATGATAATACAATTGTTATAGGGAAAAATCAAAACCCGTGGAAGGAATGCAGATGTAAGGAATTCGAAGTTATAGGTGGAAGAATAGCAAGACGCCTCTCAGGAGGTGGAGCTGTATTTCATGATATGGGTAACTTAAATTTTACATTTATAATGCATAGGAATAGATTTGAAATAAAAAAGCAGCTTCAAGTAATTATTGATGCTGTAAAAGATTTTGGAATAGAAGCTGAATTTTCTGGGAGAAATGATATTACGGTTCAAGGAAAAAAGTTTTCGGGAAATGCTTTTTACTATGATGGAGAAAAAGCCTATCACCATGGTACACTACTTGTAAATTCGGATATTAATAAAATGGTAAAATATCTGCAAGTTTCTAAAGAAAAAATAATTTCTAAGGGAATTGATTCCGTGAAATCTAGGGTGGTGAATTTAAATACATTTTCAAATTCTATAAATGTAGACACTTTGAAGAAAAAGCTTCAGGCAAGCTTTCTTAACACTTATGATTGTTCTAGTGTGGAAGAATATATTGCCGATGAAAGAATGATTGACATACAACAATTATATGATAAATATTCTTCTTGGAAGTGGAGATATGGTGAAACTCCTGAATTCAATGTATCCCTTGAAAATAGATTTCCTTTCGGGAATGTAGATATAAATTTTTCCTTACATGATGGAAAAATAAGTATGGTGAAAATATACTCGGATGCATTAGACTATAGCTTTATTGATATACTTTCAAAACAATTAACAAATACTGAATTTAAGAAGGAAGCAATTCAAAAAAGCTTAAACGAAGTAAGAAGCAAGAATAGTGTTATAGATGAAATAGCAAGTTGGCTTGTAAACTGTAATGACTTAATATGA
- the splB gene encoding spore photoproduct lyase, with translation MINYVPNKAYIDPKCLKLERGKQIVEKLEKLNVPLEYTKKVEIKGDSPAEIYMNAKNTVLVTVNSQKKLAPCRPSADYQFSLTSSCPGNCEYCYLQTTQGEKPYIKIFANVEEILQVIDDYIEENKPNITTFECASITDPIGLEHLTGSLGECIEYFGGSDYGRLRLVTKFADVDSLLNLKHNKHTRFRFSINAKYVIQNFEHKTASFEERMEAVRKIAEAGYPIGFIVAPIMIFDNWQQQYNELFERLKGALGNYQEQISFELIQHRFTATAKELIQSRFKNTKLDMEEQNRQLKWGPYGKFKYVYKKEQSIDIKNYITKLINTNFNNSNIEYFT, from the coding sequence ATGATTAATTACGTACCCAATAAGGCATATATAGATCCAAAATGCTTAAAGCTTGAACGAGGAAAGCAAATAGTAGAAAAACTTGAAAAACTAAATGTACCTTTAGAATATACAAAAAAAGTTGAGATAAAGGGAGATTCTCCTGCTGAAATTTATATGAATGCGAAGAATACTGTGCTTGTAACTGTAAACTCTCAGAAGAAGTTAGCACCCTGCAGGCCTTCTGCAGACTATCAGTTTTCACTAACAAGTTCTTGCCCTGGCAATTGCGAGTACTGTTATTTACAAACTACACAAGGTGAAAAACCGTATATAAAGATATTTGCAAATGTTGAAGAAATACTTCAGGTTATAGATGATTATATAGAAGAAAACAAGCCTAATATCACTACCTTTGAATGTGCAAGCATAACTGATCCCATTGGACTTGAGCATCTTACAGGGAGCCTTGGTGAGTGTATAGAATACTTTGGGGGTAGTGATTATGGAAGGCTTAGATTAGTAACAAAATTTGCAGATGTAGATTCTTTATTAAATTTAAAACATAATAAGCACACAAGATTTAGATTCAGTATAAATGCAAAATATGTAATACAAAATTTTGAACATAAGACTGCAAGCTTTGAAGAGAGGATGGAAGCAGTTAGAAAAATTGCAGAAGCGGGATATCCGATAGGTTTTATTGTTGCTCCTATAATGATATTTGATAACTGGCAGCAGCAGTATAATGAACTTTTTGAAAGATTAAAGGGTGCACTAGGCAATTACCAGGAACAAATTAGTTTTGAACTAATTCAGCACAGGTTTACAGCTACAGCTAAAGAACTTATACAAAGCAGATTTAAGAATACAAAATTAGATATGGAAGAACAGAACAGACAGCTAAAGTGGGGACCCTACGGAAAATTTAAATATGTTTATAAAAAAGAACAGAGTATTGATATTAAAAATTATATTACTAAGCTAATAAACACCAATTTTAATAATTCTAATATTGAGTATTTTACATAG